Proteins encoded within one genomic window of Candidatus Tanganyikabacteria bacterium:
- a CDS encoding HAMP domain-containing histidine kinase, with the protein MGDCLEALRQIDLLKDQFLSILMHELRTPLNYVTGFGSLLQDEASGSLNPVQQGHLERILAGAEALERLVDDLLDMGQIQAGRFKVHPEPGSVAEVVLDVVTGLAPVADARGIELVNRVGADSPDAHFDRVRVGQVLGNLVGNALKFTPEGGHVEIRAREEGDFLLCEVFDDGPAIPPEARDKVFDRFAQLDRASTRRVSGVGLGLAICKAIVEAHGGRIGVAGDNEAGTTLWFTLPLAAPAVAKASPGSGRPAASCPRG; encoded by the coding sequence GACGCCGCTGAATTACGTGACGGGCTTCGGCTCGCTGCTCCAGGACGAGGCTTCCGGTTCCCTGAACCCGGTGCAGCAGGGACATTTGGAGCGCATTCTCGCGGGTGCCGAGGCCCTGGAGCGCCTGGTGGACGATCTGCTCGACATGGGGCAGATCCAGGCCGGCCGCTTCAAGGTCCACCCCGAGCCGGGCAGCGTCGCCGAGGTGGTGCTGGATGTCGTGACCGGCCTGGCGCCGGTCGCGGACGCCAGGGGAATCGAGCTGGTCAACCGCGTCGGCGCCGACTCCCCCGACGCGCACTTCGACCGCGTGCGCGTGGGCCAGGTCCTTGGCAACCTCGTCGGCAACGCGCTCAAGTTCACCCCCGAGGGCGGGCACGTCGAGATCCGCGCCCGCGAGGAGGGCGACTTCCTGCTTTGCGAGGTCTTCGACGACGGGCCGGCCATTCCGCCCGAGGCGCGCGACAAGGTCTTCGACCGCTTCGCGCAGCTGGACAGGGCCAGCACGCGGCGCGTTTCGGGCGTCGGCCTCGGCCTGGCGATCTGCAAGGCCATCGTGGAGGCCCACGGCGGGCGCATCGGCGTGGCCGGAGACAACGAGGCGGGGACGACGCTCTGGTTCACACTGCCGCTGGCGGCCCCGGCGGTCGCTAAGGCAAGCCCAGGATCAGGTCGACCAGCAGCGTCTTGTCCTCGGGGGTAG